One Cytophagales bacterium DNA segment encodes these proteins:
- a CDS encoding NarK/NasA family nitrate transporter, which yields MESQVTPKAHKILFFNTFAFTICFACWMLNGVLVTFLVENQVFDWGPVEIGWLMGIPVLTGALFRLPAGLLTDRFGGRPVYSLLLVFCSIPMFLLSYANSFTSFALCSLGFGLTGISFAIGIAYTSYWYPKNWQGTALGIFGAGNAGAALTTLFAPTLLNNLTDNGTDLEAWRTLPQIYASVLLLTGILFFLFTTNKKPETSQKTLKSQLAPLKNIRVWRFGLYYFLVFGMFVSFSQWLVPYFVNVYYLPLVTAGILAALFSFPSGVIRALGGWMSDRWGARSVMYWVLLSSVIICLMMSVPKMDVSTPGNGVMAKGKGKITLVTETLIKVGEKEYLIIQRPPEVQEDLDEFHIFPVKKMWQIPVVKVGQEVKRKELLAKGETHIMFQANVWIFAILAIIIGSIWGIGKAGVYKHIPDYFPEEVGVVGGMVGLLGGLGGFFGPVIFGYLLKGTGLWTSCWMFMLLLSALCLWWMQRVIQKMMYKEVPELMREIEAKD from the coding sequence GTGGAATCACAAGTAACTCCTAAAGCCCATAAAATATTATTCTTCAACACCTTTGCCTTTACTATATGCTTTGCCTGCTGGATGTTGAATGGCGTATTGGTGACCTTCCTGGTTGAGAACCAGGTCTTTGACTGGGGGCCTGTGGAAATTGGATGGTTAATGGGCATCCCCGTATTAACGGGAGCTCTTTTCAGGTTGCCTGCAGGGTTGCTTACCGACAGGTTTGGCGGCAGGCCTGTTTATTCGCTTTTATTGGTTTTTTGCTCCATCCCAATGTTTTTGCTTTCCTATGCTAACAGTTTTACGAGTTTTGCATTATGCAGCCTTGGTTTTGGGTTAACAGGAATCAGCTTTGCCATTGGCATTGCTTATACGTCCTATTGGTATCCCAAAAATTGGCAAGGAACAGCTCTTGGTATCTTTGGTGCAGGAAATGCCGGAGCAGCATTAACTACTCTTTTTGCTCCAACACTCCTTAATAACTTAACAGATAATGGAACAGATCTGGAAGCCTGGAGAACTTTACCCCAAATTTATGCAAGCGTTTTGTTACTAACGGGAATATTATTTTTCCTATTTACCACTAATAAAAAACCAGAGACCAGTCAAAAAACTTTAAAAAGCCAGTTAGCTCCTTTGAAAAACATCAGGGTATGGAGGTTTGGATTATATTATTTCCTTGTGTTCGGGATGTTCGTTTCATTCTCCCAATGGCTTGTTCCGTACTTTGTAAATGTTTACTACCTCCCGTTGGTTACAGCCGGTATTCTTGCTGCTCTTTTCAGCTTTCCGTCAGGTGTGATCCGGGCTTTGGGCGGATGGATGTCAGATAGATGGGGAGCCCGGTCTGTAATGTATTGGGTATTGCTATCATCCGTAATTATCTGCTTAATGATGAGTGTTCCCAAGATGGATGTTTCAACACCCGGCAATGGTGTTATGGCTAAAGGAAAAGGTAAAATAACCTTAGTTACTGAAACACTAATAAAAGTAGGAGAAAAGGAATATTTAATTATTCAAAGGCCGCCAGAGGTTCAGGAGGATTTAGATGAATTCCACATTTTCCCTGTAAAAAAGATGTGGCAGATCCCTGTAGTAAAGGTTGGTCAGGAGGTTAAGAGAAAAGAACTTTTAGCGAAAGGGGAAACACATATCATGTTCCAGGCGAACGTTTGGATATTTGCCATTCTCGCCATTATTATTGGCAGCATCTGGGGTATAGGCAAAGCCGGTGTATATAAACACATTCCTGACTATTTTCCTGAAGAAGTTGGTGTAGTAGGCGGGATGGTTGGCTTGTTAGGTGGGTTAGGGGGCTTTTTCGGCCCTGTGATATTTGGTTACCTTTTGAAAGGAACCGGCCTTTGGACCTCATGCTGGATGTTTATGCTTCTGCTGTCAGCTCTTTGTCTGTGGTGGATGCAACGCGTGATACAGAAGATGATGTACAAAGAAGTGCCTGAACTGATGAGGGAAATTGAAGCTAAGGATTAA
- the narI gene encoding respiratory nitrate reductase subunit gamma, producing the protein MNAIDNFLFVALPYIALAVFLVGSIYRYRSTSFKFSSLSSQFLEGRRLFWGSIPFHWGILFLFFGHLTAFLIPQGVLAWNSHPLRLIILEVTAFIFAISVLTGLVNLIIRRTTHPRLKVVSNYMDIVILLLLLLEVVTGLGIAYGLRWGSSWFAAVLTPYLRSVFVLQPEIEAVSAMPWPVKLHIAGAFTIVLLIPFSRLVHFLVPPINYAWRSYQVVIWYWGRKKVRNPKTAWTMTQPKNT; encoded by the coding sequence ATGAATGCTATAGACAACTTTCTTTTTGTTGCACTACCTTACATAGCCTTGGCAGTTTTTCTGGTTGGCTCGATATACAGGTATCGCTCAACAAGTTTCAAATTTTCATCCTTATCCTCACAATTCCTGGAGGGAAGGAGATTATTCTGGGGATCAATTCCGTTTCACTGGGGAATACTGTTTCTCTTTTTCGGGCATTTGACTGCATTTTTAATCCCCCAGGGAGTACTGGCATGGAACAGCCATCCCTTACGTTTGATCATACTTGAAGTAACCGCCTTTATTTTTGCAATAAGCGTATTGACAGGATTGGTAAATCTTATTATCCGGAGGACTACGCATCCCCGCCTGAAGGTGGTTTCCAATTATATGGATATAGTGATCTTGTTGCTGCTGCTTCTGGAGGTAGTTACCGGTCTGGGGATTGCTTATGGACTCAGGTGGGGATCTTCATGGTTTGCTGCCGTGCTTACCCCTTATCTGCGTTCAGTTTTTGTGTTACAACCAGAGATTGAAGCTGTAAGCGCTATGCCCTGGCCTGTAAAATTACATATAGCAGGCGCTTTTACGATCGTACTGTTGATCCCTTTTTCAAGGTTGGTACATTTTTTAGTTCCGCCTATTAATTATGCATGGCGCTCCTACCAGGTTGTAATTTGGTATTGGGGAAGAAAGAAAGTACGTAACCCTAAAACAGCATGGACAATGACACAGCCTAAAAATACCTGA
- the narH gene encoding nitrate reductase subunit beta: protein MDIRSQISMVFHLDKCIGCHTCSIACKNIWTDRKGAEYQWWNNVETKPGTGYPTKWENQDIYKGGWEKKNGSIGLKGAGKKKGLLNIFHNPHLPVIDDYYEPFTYKYLDLIESPEKDDQPTARPISLITGKPIDIKMGPNWDDDLSGTPDYARNDPNLKHLSPAEREAMFQLERMAFFYLPRICNHCLNPACIASCPSGAIYKRGEDGVVLINQKVCRAWRMCITACPYKKTYYNWHTGKSEKCILCYPRIEAGYAPACMHSCVGRIRYLGVILYDADKIQETASEDCKDLVDRQLELLLDPFDPKVIEAAKKNGVADSTIKAAQYSPVYKFVKKWGLALPLHPEFRTLPMLFYVPPMLPVMATLSEANNTEQAKKMDPIAKFWNDNWLYDTSTQELWGTIEQARFPLKYMASLFSAGDEDKIKNVLKKLLAVRIHRRRKTVGDISDEKAETVLKDVGLTAETADDIYYLTSLAKFDDRFVIPAAHREQAIEMLEFTGDTKGSVGFGFKEKPARGV, encoded by the coding sequence ATGGACATCAGATCTCAAATATCAATGGTCTTTCACCTGGACAAATGCATCGGCTGCCATACCTGCTCAATTGCCTGTAAAAATATCTGGACAGACAGGAAAGGAGCCGAATACCAATGGTGGAACAACGTAGAAACAAAACCGGGCACTGGCTATCCTACAAAGTGGGAGAACCAGGACATCTATAAAGGTGGCTGGGAAAAGAAAAACGGCAGTATTGGCCTTAAAGGAGCAGGTAAGAAAAAGGGGCTGCTGAACATATTCCATAACCCACACCTGCCCGTGATAGATGATTATTATGAACCCTTCACCTATAAATATCTTGACCTGATAGAGTCTCCCGAAAAAGACGACCAGCCCACGGCCCGTCCCATATCCCTAATAACGGGTAAACCAATTGATATTAAAATGGGCCCCAACTGGGATGATGACTTGAGCGGAACTCCTGATTATGCGCGTAATGACCCCAATTTAAAACACCTTTCCCCGGCAGAACGTGAAGCAATGTTCCAACTGGAACGTATGGCATTCTTCTACCTGCCGAGAATCTGTAACCATTGTCTTAATCCTGCATGTATAGCTTCCTGCCCTTCAGGAGCTATTTACAAGAGAGGAGAGGACGGTGTTGTATTGATTAATCAAAAAGTTTGCCGTGCCTGGAGGATGTGCATAACTGCCTGCCCTTATAAAAAAACATATTACAACTGGCATACCGGTAAATCAGAGAAATGTATTCTTTGTTATCCCCGTATAGAAGCCGGGTATGCACCTGCCTGTATGCATTCCTGTGTCGGGAGGATAAGGTACCTGGGTGTGATATTATACGATGCTGATAAAATACAGGAAACTGCCTCTGAAGATTGTAAGGACCTCGTTGATCGTCAGTTAGAACTACTTTTAGACCCATTTGATCCTAAGGTGATTGAGGCAGCTAAGAAAAATGGTGTTGCTGACTCTACCATTAAAGCAGCCCAATATTCACCTGTATACAAGTTTGTAAAAAAGTGGGGTTTAGCGCTGCCCCTGCATCCTGAGTTCCGAACGCTGCCGATGTTATTCTATGTACCGCCCATGTTACCGGTCATGGCAACATTGAGCGAAGCAAACAATACTGAGCAGGCAAAGAAAATGGACCCTATTGCCAAATTCTGGAATGACAACTGGCTTTATGACACCAGTACGCAGGAATTGTGGGGAACTATTGAACAGGCAAGATTCCCGTTAAAATACATGGCAAGCTTATTTAGTGCCGGTGATGAAGATAAAATTAAAAATGTTCTCAAAAAGCTACTTGCCGTGAGAATTCATCGCAGGCGAAAAACCGTAGGAGATATTTCTGACGAAAAAGCGGAAACGGTTCTGAAAGATGTAGGGTTGACTGCTGAAACGGCTGATGACATTTATTACCTCACATCACTTGCAAAATTTGATGATCGCTTTGTAATACCTGCAGCCCATCGCGAACAGGCAATAGAGATGCTTGAATTTACAGGCGATACAAAAGGATCTGTTGGATTTGGATTTAAGGAAAAACCGGCAAGAGGAGTTTGA
- a CDS encoding nitrate reductase subunit alpha: MSWIEDIISPQTREWEEFYRNRFQHDRIVRSTHGVNCTGGCSWQIHVKDGIVVWETQQLDYPLLESSLPPYEPRGCQRGISYSWYLYSPLRIKYPLIRGALLDAYREEKEKVGDPLKAWENLQNNDTKRRAYQKARGKGGFRRASWEEAMEIMAAANIYTAKKYGPDRVFGFSPIPAMSMMSYASGARFLQLFGGVCLSFYDWYCDLPTAFPELWGEQTDVCESADWYNSKMIADMGACLNMTRTPDCHFFAESRHNGTKAVVFSPDFSQVCKYADQWVPLHAGSDGAFWMAVSHIILKEFHHEKQTPYFIDYVKRYTDSPYLVKLEKDGKHFKPGRLVRANTISKFKNIENGDWKFLNIDEKTGKLVIPKGSMGFRWDKNGGKWNMKHEDGETDKSYNPVLTLLNDNDEVLQTEFTEFGLDNHPLRGVPVKYIETTKGKIPVATIYDLIMAQYGVDRGLAGDYPKDYNDKDAAYTPAWQEIFTGVASKTVLQFAREWANTANITEGKCMIIVGAGINHWYHQNLMYRAGAMALMLSGCVGKNGGGLNHYVGQEKLAPMDSWSSIAFAKDWLDTIRLQQAPLWHYINTCQYRYDGQFSKYNTVPDNKWTKQHTADTIYQSVRMGWMPFYPQFNQNTLELCKEAISNGAKDDEGIKKYVLEKLKSKKLKYSVSDPEAEENFPRVWYIWRGNAIMGSMKGHEYCLKHYLGTHSNAIAKDADEHTKEVKWHEVAPKGKMDLVVDLNFRMDSSALYSDIVLPAASWYEKADLNSTDLHSFIHPLGQAVAPVWESKTDWDIFKLLAKVTSELAKQHLAEPQKDIISAPLAHDTADEITQPEIKDWYKGECEAIPGKTTHKLAIVDRDYTQIYEKYITLGDNIRKKGLGAHGNHYMCEGEYDEMIESNHFPVRKFNGKTLPSIEEDEWACNAVLHLSSLTNGELTVRAYKNMEKKTGMALADLAEGSKDVKIRYADLLAQPRRYNTSPLWSGLMNDGRAYAAYTYNVERLVPWRTLTGRQHFYLDHEMYIAYGEHLPTYKPSPKPEVYGEFRETLKNGKAKVLNCLTPHGKWHIHSTYMENLRMLTLSRGCEPCWISEVDAEELGIKDNDWVEVYNDHGVYCTRAVVSSRIPRGVCIVYHVPERTVGIPKSQVRGNKRAGGHNSFTRIHLKPNYLCGGYGQFSYHFNYWGPVAPQRDTHVIVKKMEKLVW; the protein is encoded by the coding sequence ATGAGTTGGATAGAAGACATTATATCGCCACAAACACGTGAATGGGAAGAATTTTACAGGAACCGTTTTCAACACGACAGGATTGTCAGAAGCACACATGGTGTAAACTGCACCGGGGGTTGTTCCTGGCAAATACACGTTAAAGACGGTATCGTAGTATGGGAGACCCAGCAATTAGACTATCCATTATTGGAAAGTTCTCTCCCACCCTATGAACCCAGAGGTTGCCAGAGAGGTATCTCATATTCATGGTATCTGTACAGCCCATTGCGTATTAAATATCCTCTAATAAGAGGTGCATTGCTTGATGCATACAGGGAGGAGAAAGAAAAAGTGGGCGATCCCCTGAAGGCATGGGAAAACCTTCAAAACAATGACACAAAACGAAGAGCATACCAAAAAGCAAGAGGTAAGGGCGGCTTTAGGAGAGCAAGCTGGGAGGAGGCTATGGAGATCATGGCAGCGGCAAACATTTATACCGCCAAAAAATATGGTCCTGACAGGGTGTTCGGTTTCTCGCCTATTCCTGCAATGTCAATGATGAGTTATGCTTCTGGCGCCAGGTTTTTACAGTTATTTGGAGGAGTTTGCCTAAGTTTCTATGACTGGTACTGCGACCTGCCCACTGCATTTCCCGAGCTTTGGGGTGAGCAGACCGATGTGTGCGAAAGTGCCGACTGGTATAACTCCAAGATGATAGCCGATATGGGCGCATGCCTCAATATGACGAGGACTCCCGACTGCCACTTCTTTGCCGAATCACGCCATAATGGGACCAAGGCAGTGGTCTTCTCTCCAGACTTCAGCCAGGTGTGTAAATACGCTGATCAATGGGTGCCTTTGCATGCTGGAAGTGACGGTGCGTTTTGGATGGCTGTTTCACACATCATATTGAAAGAATTCCATCACGAAAAACAAACGCCTTACTTTATTGATTATGTAAAGAGATATACCGATAGTCCATACCTGGTTAAATTGGAAAAAGATGGCAAGCATTTCAAGCCTGGCAGACTGGTTCGGGCAAACACTATATCAAAATTTAAAAATATAGAAAATGGTGACTGGAAATTTTTAAATATTGATGAGAAAACCGGAAAACTGGTAATTCCTAAAGGAAGCATGGGCTTCAGGTGGGATAAAAATGGCGGCAAATGGAATATGAAGCATGAAGATGGTGAGACCGATAAGTCCTATAACCCTGTACTTACGCTCTTAAATGACAATGATGAAGTGCTGCAAACGGAATTCACTGAATTTGGCTTAGACAATCACCCGCTCAGAGGTGTTCCCGTTAAATACATCGAAACTACCAAAGGAAAAATACCCGTTGCAACCATTTACGATTTGATCATGGCACAATACGGTGTGGACAGGGGACTGGCTGGTGATTATCCAAAAGATTATAATGACAAAGATGCTGCTTACACGCCCGCCTGGCAGGAGATATTTACCGGGGTTGCTTCCAAAACCGTCCTGCAATTTGCCAGGGAATGGGCAAATACCGCCAACATTACAGAAGGCAAATGCATGATCATTGTTGGTGCAGGCATTAACCACTGGTATCACCAGAACCTGATGTATCGTGCAGGAGCTATGGCGCTGATGCTTAGCGGATGTGTAGGCAAAAACGGAGGGGGCTTGAATCACTACGTGGGACAGGAAAAACTGGCACCGATGGATTCATGGAGCAGCATTGCTTTTGCCAAGGACTGGCTGGATACGATCCGTTTGCAGCAGGCACCTCTCTGGCATTATATCAACACCTGCCAATACCGGTATGATGGGCAGTTCTCAAAGTATAATACCGTTCCCGATAATAAATGGACAAAACAGCACACGGCTGACACCATCTATCAATCGGTGCGAATGGGATGGATGCCTTTTTATCCGCAATTCAATCAAAATACACTTGAGCTGTGCAAGGAGGCAATCAGTAACGGGGCAAAAGATGATGAGGGAATAAAAAAATATGTGCTCGAAAAATTAAAATCAAAAAAGCTGAAATATTCCGTAAGCGACCCGGAGGCAGAAGAGAACTTCCCAAGAGTATGGTACATCTGGAGGGGAAATGCCATTATGGGAAGTATGAAAGGACATGAATATTGTTTGAAACATTATTTAGGCACACATTCCAACGCTATTGCCAAAGATGCTGATGAGCACACCAAAGAAGTGAAATGGCACGAGGTCGCTCCGAAAGGAAAGATGGACCTTGTAGTGGATCTCAATTTCCGTATGGACTCCTCTGCACTGTACTCTGATATTGTCTTGCCTGCCGCTTCATGGTATGAAAAAGCAGATCTGAACAGCACTGACCTGCATTCATTCATTCATCCTTTAGGGCAGGCAGTTGCCCCGGTTTGGGAATCCAAGACTGACTGGGATATTTTTAAACTTCTTGCCAAGGTAACCAGTGAGCTTGCCAAACAGCATCTTGCTGAGCCGCAGAAAGATATTATTTCAGCCCCCCTGGCACATGATACCGCAGATGAAATAACCCAGCCCGAAATTAAAGACTGGTACAAAGGAGAGTGTGAAGCCATACCCGGCAAAACAACGCACAAGCTGGCAATAGTTGACAGGGATTATACTCAAATATATGAGAAGTACATCACTTTGGGAGACAATATCAGGAAAAAAGGACTTGGAGCACATGGCAACCATTATATGTGCGAAGGGGAATATGATGAGATGATAGAGTCCAACCATTTCCCCGTGAGAAAGTTTAACGGAAAAACCCTGCCTTCTATTGAAGAAGACGAATGGGCTTGCAATGCTGTACTGCATTTATCTTCATTAACCAATGGGGAATTGACTGTTAGGGCTTACAAAAACATGGAGAAGAAAACCGGCATGGCGCTGGCAGATTTAGCAGAAGGAAGCAAGGACGTTAAAATCAGGTATGCCGACCTGCTGGCTCAGCCGAGAAGGTACAATACTTCCCCGCTTTGGTCAGGATTGATGAATGACGGCAGGGCTTATGCTGCTTATACTTATAATGTAGAAAGATTGGTTCCCTGGAGAACATTAACGGGACGGCAGCATTTTTACCTCGATCATGAAATGTATATCGCCTATGGTGAGCACCTGCCTACTTACAAGCCATCCCCCAAACCGGAAGTTTATGGCGAGTTCAGGGAAACATTGAAAAACGGGAAAGCAAAAGTGCTCAACTGCCTTACCCCTCACGGTAAATGGCATATCCATTCCACTTACATGGAAAACCTGAGGATGCTCACTCTCTCTAGAGGCTGCGAACCCTGCTGGATCAGTGAAGTGGACGCTGAAGAATTGGGCATTAAAGACAACGATTGGGTGGAAGTATATAATGACCACGGAGTATATTGCACCAGGGCGGTAGTGAGTTCAAGGATACCACGAGGCGTGTGCATCGTTTATCACGTTCCTGAAAGAACGGTGGGGATACCCAAATCGCAGGTAAGGGGTAATAAACGTGCAGGCGGGCACAACAGCTTTACCCGCATCCACCTGAAACCCAATTATTTATGCGGAGGTTACGGGCAGTTCAGCTATCACTTTAATTACTGGGGGCCTGTGGCTCCCCAACGGGATACGCATGTGATCGTTAAGAAAATGGAGAAGTTGGTTTGGTGA
- a CDS encoding cytochrome c, translating into MKKILMRASLLICIIFAGIPSLSRLVGTGSSGQAYLYKQAAVGSGSWQSCLLLLPLPTLTFGNLSPFTPLAQDQGETLFKDYCSACHTVNEGKLVGPDLANVHKRHTEEWIVNFVRSSQTMIKSGDADAVALFEEFNKITMPDPGISDEEIKIIIGYIISQSFEEAPTEAIAKQTGEIKDQETDSLTYYLKKVAKEKKEQPAVEITEANILNGQNLFVGINRFKNGGPSCNSCHHIKNDAILAGGVLAKDLTTAFSRLNEAGVKAILNNTPFLVMKQAYRNNRLTEQEILDISGFLKYADEQHIYQHTRNYGMVMLYGGIPGAITLLGFFYFFWFNRKKRSVNHEIYERQIKSVDI; encoded by the coding sequence ATGAAGAAAATTTTAATGCGTGCCAGCTTATTGATCTGTATAATATTTGCTGGGATCCCTTCACTTTCACGACTTGTCGGGACAGGCTCTTCAGGACAGGCATATCTATACAAACAAGCAGCAGTAGGCAGCGGCAGTTGGCAGTCCTGCCTCCTGCTGCTGCCGCTGCCAACTCTAACTTTCGGAAACCTGTCTCCCTTTACTCCATTAGCTCAGGATCAGGGTGAAACGCTATTCAAAGATTATTGTTCCGCCTGCCATACAGTCAATGAAGGAAAACTGGTTGGTCCTGATTTGGCCAACGTCCATAAAAGGCATACAGAAGAATGGATCGTCAATTTTGTAAGATCGTCTCAAACTATGATCAAAAGCGGAGATGCTGATGCTGTTGCCCTTTTTGAGGAATTCAATAAAATAACAATGCCCGATCCGGGCATCTCTGATGAGGAAATAAAAATAATCATCGGCTATATCATCAGTCAAAGTTTCGAAGAAGCGCCCACCGAAGCAATAGCCAAACAAACAGGCGAAATAAAAGATCAGGAAACTGATTCATTAACCTATTATTTAAAAAAGGTAGCAAAAGAAAAAAAAGAACAACCCGCTGTAGAGATCACTGAAGCAAATATCCTAAACGGACAAAATCTTTTTGTGGGAATAAACCGTTTTAAAAACGGTGGCCCCTCTTGCAATTCCTGTCATCATATAAAGAATGATGCCATCCTTGCAGGAGGTGTTCTGGCAAAAGATCTGACAACAGCTTTTTCAAGGTTGAATGAAGCAGGAGTAAAAGCAATATTGAACAACACTCCATTCCTTGTTATGAAGCAGGCATATCGAAATAACCGGTTAACAGAACAGGAGATATTAGATATATCAGGATTCTTAAAATATGCCGATGAACAACATATTTACCAGCACACAAGGAATTATGGTATGGTGATGCTCTATGGAGGCATTCCCGGAGCGATCACCCTGTTAGGATTCTTTTATTTCTTCTGGTTTAACAGGAAAAAAAGAAGCGTGAATCACGAAATCTATGAGAGACAAATTAAATCAGTTGACATTTGA